A single genomic interval of Candidatus Jordarchaeales archaeon harbors:
- a CDS encoding Lrp/AsnC family transcriptional regulator, with amino-acid sequence MPDEKIDDVDRKIISILLNDGRKSFSEISIMVGVSAGTVANRIKKLVKRGVIRKFTVEVDWKKLGFEFLAVLIIDVDPGRISYVSEKLYSFSEVSDVFVGVGGEPCAVVFVRTEGIDEFFSFMQNKVAMLEGVRGVRSVIVGESKSKIGF; translated from the coding sequence ATGCCAGATGAGAAAATTGATGATGTTGACCGTAAGATTATTTCAATCCTTCTTAATGACGGAAGGAAGAGTTTTAGTGAAATCTCCATAATGGTTGGGGTTAGTGCCGGAACCGTTGCGAATAGAATTAAGAAACTAGTGAAGCGAGGGGTCATCAGGAAGTTTACTGTTGAGGTGGATTGGAAAAAGTTGGGTTTTGAGTTTTTGGCTGTTCTCATAATAGACGTTGACCCTGGAAGAATTAGTTATGTTTCCGAAAAGCTTTACTCTTTTTCTGAAGTTAGCGATGTTTTTGTGGGTGTTGGGGGGGAGCCGTGCGCTGTAGTGTTTGTTAGAACTGAAGGAATTGATGAGTTTTTCTCATTTATGCAAAATAAAGTGGCCATGCTTGAAGGGGTTAGGGGTGTGCGTTCAGTTATAGTTGGAGAAAGTAAAAGTAAGATCGGCTTCTAG
- the cofE gene encoding coenzyme F420-0:L-glutamate ligase, whose protein sequence is MTMILKGIKTKVVEVGDDLVEVILDGIRRARIKLRDHDILVITSKVVSVSEGRIVSLKEVKPSEKAVKLSEQCGLPPEFVEVVLKEADEVYGCVYGALLTLRKGVLQANAGVDRSNAPPGYVILPPKDPTESARKIRKKVIEKTGKKVAVLIVDSRVQPLRLGNTGIALGVAGFEPVIDERGKSDIYGERLKITRRAIADCIAAAAEIIMGERNEKTPVVLVRNAPVVFTERLVDDLEMTIPIEECMYMGVFMKFVKGYKV, encoded by the coding sequence ATGACGATGATTTTGAAAGGAATTAAGACAAAAGTGGTGGAAGTAGGGGACGATTTAGTCGAAGTGATTTTAGACGGAATTAGGAGAGCGAGGATCAAACTTAGGGACCACGATATATTAGTCATAACGTCTAAGGTGGTTTCTGTTAGTGAGGGGCGTATAGTTTCCCTAAAGGAAGTTAAACCATCCGAGAAAGCGGTAAAACTTTCCGAGCAGTGCGGGCTTCCCCCGGAATTCGTAGAAGTCGTTCTTAAAGAGGCAGACGAAGTGTATGGTTGTGTTTATGGAGCACTATTAACTCTCAGAAAAGGGGTTTTGCAGGCTAATGCTGGCGTTGACAGGTCTAATGCCCCTCCTGGATACGTCATACTTCCACCAAAGGACCCAACGGAAAGTGCGAGAAAAATTAGGAAAAAAGTGATAGAAAAGACAGGTAAAAAGGTTGCCGTGCTCATCGTAGATAGCAGAGTGCAACCTTTGAGACTTGGTAACACAGGTATAGCGTTAGGAGTCGCCGGTTTCGAACCCGTGATCGACGAAAGAGGAAAAAGTGACATCTATGGAGAAAGGCTGAAGATTACGAGGAGGGCGATCGCGGACTGTATAGCCGCGGCAGCAGAGATTATAATGGGAGAGAGGAATGAGAAAACCCCCGTAGTTTTAGTCAGAAATGCGCCGGTGGTGTTTACCGAGAGACTGGTGGATGATTTAGAAATGACTATACCAATCGAGGAGTGCATGTACATGGGAGTCTTCATGAAATTCGTGAAGGGCTACAAAGTCTAA
- a CDS encoding ACT domain-containing protein encodes MESDASQKSLSVAEATRQIITTKPSVMDCLRQGVINFSALAESIKNQVAALCGRKSVNVDSIKMALMRYSEELKRKKQIIEQQVSDIICKSILELKNDVAVLIIRPASLLSYLDKIVKLVESSRFLQVTQSASALTVVTDLETKSKILEIVEKKNVIEILDDQSAIIIISPPQIIEVPGVISYITDLLAGNNVNITQIISCYTDTILIVKRSDALRAYKLIEDRILFLRKLTSHSKEGSKELTTALPHNNYRS; translated from the coding sequence ATGGAGTCTGATGCTTCCCAAAAATCTCTCTCTGTAGCTGAAGCAACAAGGCAAATAATTACAACTAAACCTTCAGTGATGGACTGCCTCCGGCAGGGCGTAATAAACTTCTCAGCACTAGCGGAATCCATCAAGAACCAAGTTGCAGCGCTCTGTGGGCGCAAATCTGTCAACGTCGACTCAATAAAAATGGCGCTAATGCGTTACTCGGAGGAGCTCAAACGCAAGAAGCAGATAATTGAGCAGCAGGTATCTGACATAATATGCAAAAGCATACTTGAATTGAAAAACGATGTAGCCGTCTTAATCATAAGGCCAGCGTCACTTCTCTCATATTTGGACAAAATAGTGAAGCTTGTTGAGTCATCGCGCTTCCTCCAAGTGACACAAAGCGCGTCAGCGCTCACGGTAGTAACTGACCTGGAAACCAAGTCAAAGATACTTGAAATAGTAGAAAAGAAAAATGTGATAGAAATCTTAGACGACCAGTCTGCAATAATTATCATAAGCCCCCCACAAATAATAGAAGTGCCGGGAGTTATCTCTTACATTACCGACTTGTTAGCCGGCAACAATGTTAACATCACTCAGATAATATCATGTTACACTGACACCATTTTGATTGTAAAAAGGAGTGACGCCCTTAGAGCTTACAAGTTAATTGAAGATCGCATACTGTTTTTGCGAAAACTAACATCTCACTCTAAAGAAGGTTCTAAGGAACTAACTACTGCCTTGCCCCACAATAACTACAGATCATAA
- a CDS encoding 50S ribosomal protein L35ae: MKVVTEGRIINYVLSKHLQHPKDIVIRFDGIDSDEKAAKLIGRTVIWVNHKGKELRGKIVSCHGSGGAVRAKFRKGLPGEALGTTVKLAEPLIIS, from the coding sequence ATGAAAGTTGTCACGGAAGGGAGGATCATTAACTACGTGTTGAGCAAGCATTTGCAACACCCCAAAGACATAGTAATACGGTTTGATGGGATAGATTCTGATGAAAAAGCTGCTAAACTAATTGGACGAACTGTTATTTGGGTTAACCACAAAGGAAAAGAATTGAGGGGGAAGATAGTTTCATGTCATGGAAGCGGCGGCGCTGTTAGGGCAAAATTTAGGAAGGGGCTCCCTGGAGAGGCTTTAGGAACAACAGTTAAACTTGCTGAGCCCCTCATAATTTCCTAA
- the endA gene encoding tRNA-intron lyase — MSAESTPQSTVLRSKKVAELIEGNRIIVWDPEEGSKLYGEGFYGQPLGIRKPKTPQFNKPLELSLLEALYLLEKGRIEIYDMNDGHLITRKELEEKAEKTYIDFKTKYIVYKDLREKGYVVRPGLKFGADFSVYEHGPGIDHAPLIVSVVPLGTQLSPIDIVRAGRLATSVRKKFVIATVEQTGEPKYYIFSWFKP; from the coding sequence ATGTCTGCTGAATCAACCCCTCAATCGACAGTCCTTCGCTCAAAGAAAGTCGCTGAGCTCATAGAAGGTAATAGAATCATAGTTTGGGATCCAGAGGAAGGATCTAAACTGTACGGCGAAGGGTTCTACGGACAACCTCTAGGTATACGGAAGCCCAAGACCCCCCAATTCAACAAACCATTAGAACTCTCACTTCTTGAAGCACTCTATTTGCTAGAAAAGGGGCGCATCGAAATATACGACATGAACGACGGCCATCTCATCACGAGGAAAGAATTAGAAGAAAAAGCAGAGAAAACATACATAGACTTCAAGACAAAGTACATTGTCTACAAGGACCTAAGGGAAAAAGGATACGTGGTTAGACCGGGGCTAAAGTTCGGTGCGGACTTCTCGGTTTACGAGCATGGTCCAGGAATAGACCATGCCCCCTTGATCGTTAGCGTAGTTCCGCTAGGAACCCAGTTAAGCCCAATAGACATAGTTAGAGCCGGCCGTCTTGCAACGTCAGTAAGGAAAAAGTTCGTGATAGCCACTGTTGAACAGACAGGGGAACCAAAGTACTACATTTTCTCGTGGTTTAAACCGTAA
- a CDS encoding PIN domain-containing protein yields the protein MAAVADSSFLIALLDGEKWAEEFWENVKKGERVYISTVSLAAASMSLWRDGRGWQVDLLVAALKQVLSVSVVLLDVKIALDAGRFMHLAKSDMEGGAVIATALLKNCDKIVTKRRDIVEVVEKYGLKAITPS from the coding sequence ATGGCAGCGGTTGCGGATTCATCGTTTCTCATAGCGCTTTTGGACGGGGAGAAGTGGGCGGAGGAATTCTGGGAGAACGTGAAAAAGGGGGAGCGAGTCTACATTTCAACGGTATCACTAGCAGCGGCTTCTATGAGTTTATGGAGAGACGGTAGGGGGTGGCAGGTGGACCTCCTAGTTGCTGCACTAAAACAAGTGTTAAGTGTAAGCGTGGTTCTCCTTGATGTTAAGATAGCGTTAGACGCAGGCCGGTTCATGCACCTTGCAAAAAGCGACATGGAGGGGGGAGCGGTTATAGCCACCGCCCTTCTCAAAAACTGCGATAAGATAGTTACTAAAAGGAGAGATATCGTTGAAGTTGTCGAGAAATACGGGTTGAAAGCGATAACGCCGAGTTGA
- a CDS encoding ATP/GTP-binding protein, which yields MFIVPFFGFAGSGKTSLTKTFGRFLNEKGYSVMLVNLDPGVEELPYEPDFDVRSIFTISDIMREEGIGPNLAMLRASERILAHYDHIVSEIRGRGCEFVLVDTPGQLEIFAFREAGGEFMRRLREFARVCGVFLIGCDLASTLSKFIVAIFVGLAVQLSLGVETITVLHKSDMDTDGRIRKLISDDKLLKLELMKETGVIADVASIALEVLSKIRPAKRIISTSSVTMEGHEELFELLHEVFCVCGDNL from the coding sequence TTGTTTATCGTCCCATTCTTTGGGTTCGCTGGCTCAGGGAAAACAAGCTTAACTAAAACCTTTGGTCGCTTCTTAAATGAGAAAGGGTATAGCGTTATGCTCGTTAATTTAGATCCTGGAGTAGAAGAGTTACCATATGAACCAGATTTCGATGTACGTAGCATTTTTACAATCTCCGACATAATGCGGGAGGAAGGCATTGGGCCAAACTTAGCTATGCTTAGAGCCAGCGAAAGAATCCTTGCACATTACGATCACATAGTTTCTGAGATAAGAGGAAGGGGATGCGAGTTCGTATTAGTAGATACGCCGGGACAGCTTGAAATATTTGCTTTCAGGGAGGCTGGCGGCGAGTTCATGCGCCGTTTGCGAGAGTTTGCACGCGTTTGCGGAGTTTTCCTTATAGGATGTGACTTGGCTTCAACGCTAAGTAAGTTTATTGTTGCAATATTCGTGGGGTTGGCGGTTCAGCTAAGCCTGGGTGTCGAGACCATAACGGTTTTGCATAAGTCAGATATGGATACAGACGGACGTATTAGGAAGCTTATAAGCGACGATAAGCTTCTGAAACTAGAACTCATGAAGGAAACAGGGGTCATTGCAGACGTGGCGTCAATCGCGTTGGAAGTTTTGAGCAAAATTAGGCCAGCAAAGCGTATCATATCCACATCTTCTGTGACTATGGAAGGGCACGAAGAGCTATTTGAATTATTGCACGAGGTTTTCTGCGTTTGCGGAGACAATCTCTAG
- a CDS encoding argininosuccinate synthase, which produces MNLPTKIASFSASPGEVSLCVLLYSGGLDTSCMLKWIQEYYDADVISLTLNLGQSKDFRAIEEKARRLGVKKHYTIDARKEFVENYVFPAIKANALYQDAYPISSSLSRPLIAKWGVEIARKEGADAIAHGCTGKGNDQVRFDVTISTLAPDLKIIAPVVEWNLSRDQAIEYAKKHGIPIPVNVDSPYSIDENLWGRSIECGPLEDPSLEPPEEVYEWTVPPEKAPSSPEYLEIEFSEGVPVALNGEEMDGVSLISKLNEIGGAHGVGRIDHMEDRIVGLKSREVYEAPAATILIKAHKDLEKMVCTRHENLFKKIIDDQWTFLAYAGLWMDPLREDLEAFINKVNEKVNGTVRVKLFKGNAQVVGRSSPYALYDKTLATYGKESTFNQYASLGFIELWGLQSKMAYAVKKLLEERKERA; this is translated from the coding sequence TTGAATTTGCCAACCAAAATTGCGTCTTTCTCCGCGTCACCTGGAGAGGTTAGCCTTTGCGTCCTACTATACTCTGGAGGATTGGACACGAGTTGCATGTTAAAATGGATCCAAGAATACTATGATGCAGACGTGATCTCTTTAACCCTTAACCTTGGTCAGTCCAAGGATTTTAGAGCGATAGAGGAGAAAGCCCGCCGGCTTGGAGTCAAAAAGCATTATACGATAGATGCCCGCAAGGAATTTGTAGAAAACTATGTTTTTCCAGCAATAAAAGCCAATGCACTATACCAAGATGCTTATCCAATAAGTTCATCTCTCTCACGCCCTCTCATCGCGAAGTGGGGGGTAGAAATAGCTCGAAAAGAAGGAGCTGACGCTATAGCTCATGGCTGTACAGGTAAGGGAAACGATCAAGTCCGCTTTGACGTCACAATTTCAACCTTAGCACCGGACCTAAAGATAATCGCTCCAGTGGTCGAGTGGAACTTGAGTCGAGATCAAGCAATTGAGTACGCTAAGAAGCACGGGATACCGATCCCTGTCAATGTGGACTCCCCCTACAGCATAGACGAAAACCTTTGGGGGAGAAGTATAGAGTGCGGTCCGCTCGAGGACCCATCTCTCGAGCCCCCAGAGGAAGTCTACGAGTGGACAGTACCCCCTGAAAAAGCACCTTCCTCTCCAGAATACTTGGAAATAGAGTTTAGTGAAGGCGTCCCTGTGGCTCTTAACGGTGAAGAGATGGATGGTGTCTCGCTAATATCAAAGCTAAACGAAATTGGAGGTGCACACGGGGTTGGGCGGATAGACCACATGGAGGACAGGATTGTAGGCCTGAAATCCCGTGAGGTTTATGAAGCCCCCGCAGCCACGATACTAATTAAAGCCCATAAGGATCTGGAGAAGATGGTATGCACTAGACATGAAAACCTTTTCAAGAAGATCATTGATGATCAATGGACTTTCCTTGCCTATGCGGGGTTATGGATGGACCCGCTAAGAGAGGATTTAGAGGCCTTTATAAACAAGGTTAACGAAAAAGTCAATGGTACGGTGAGGGTTAAGCTTTTCAAGGGAAACGCTCAGGTAGTAGGAAGGTCGTCACCATACGCCCTTTACGACAAGACTCTAGCAACGTACGGCAAGGAGTCAACATTCAATCAATACGCCTCGCTGGGGTTCATAGAACTATGGGGCTTGCAATCTAAAATGGCGTACGCTGTGAAAAAGTTGCTTGAAGAGAGGAAAGAGAGGGCATGA
- a CDS encoding DUF47 family protein produces MLNIDSNRERVVFDIMQEHIRVIVFAVKEFELSFEDWMQGNMKAVEERLSKISNYAKEADKIKRNIIDELSLAASLLQREDFMRFALIVDKIADFTEGMCFRLSGIRNWKPRGVIAEDMRNMVSTFAHAVEKLREAVNVLSEDAERALNAILEVDAAERLADQIHRTIEQSLFELNVDHRTLIRLLNLISHMEDAVDVTQEAAEALRIIAMFKLG; encoded by the coding sequence ATGCTTAACATTGACAGTAACAGAGAAAGAGTTGTTTTCGACATAATGCAAGAGCACATCAGGGTCATCGTCTTTGCTGTTAAGGAGTTTGAACTATCTTTTGAGGACTGGATGCAGGGTAACATGAAGGCGGTTGAGGAAAGACTGAGCAAAATCTCAAATTATGCTAAAGAAGCGGATAAAATTAAGCGCAATATAATAGACGAGCTCTCTCTAGCAGCATCTCTTCTCCAGAGAGAAGACTTCATGCGCTTTGCTTTAATCGTTGATAAAATAGCTGACTTCACTGAGGGAATGTGTTTCCGCTTGTCTGGTATACGCAACTGGAAGCCGAGAGGAGTTATAGCTGAAGACATGCGAAACATGGTTTCTACATTCGCTCATGCTGTTGAAAAGCTGAGAGAAGCTGTGAACGTGTTGTCTGAGGACGCTGAACGCGCATTGAACGCTATACTTGAAGTGGACGCCGCGGAAAGACTTGCCGATCAAATACACAGAACCATCGAACAATCCTTGTTCGAGTTGAATGTAGACCACAGAACGCTAATTCGCCTCCTAAATTTGATTTCACACATGGAAGACGCGGTGGATGTGACTCAAGAAGCAGCTGAAGCGCTAAGGATAATTGCTATGTTCAAGCTAGGATAA
- a CDS encoding CDC48 family AAA ATPase — translation MSVELELRVAEIDKRSAGRGIVRIDADSMKKLRISSGDIVEIRNRKVTGAIAMYGPPEDRGAGIIRMDGLVRQNAGVSIGEFVKVKKADVKPAVKVALAPIEGGGRLRIRGDALRGILLNRPVTKGDIISIIGSLSPTPFEDVFPFFSRTPFSLGEMRLSVVQTTPAGIVQIKETTQIEVLPEARPARGVPLVTYDDIGGLSDAIMRIREMVELPLKHPELFQRLGIDPPKGVLLYGPPGTGKTLLAKAVANESDAYFISVNGPEIMSKFYGESEARLREIFEEAEKNAPSIIFIDELDSIAPKREEVTGEVERRVVAQLLALMDGLKERGRVIVIGATNRPNSLDPALRRPGRFDREIEIGVPDKNGRKEILMIHTRGMPLSDDVNLDEIAERTHGYVGADLAALCREAAMSRLRKVLPEINLDAETIPEEVLAKLVVTKEDFEEALKIVHPSVMREVLMEIPNVTWDDIGGLESVKEELREVVEWPLKYPETFKKLGIRPPKGVLLHGPPGCGKTMLAKAVATMSEANFISVKGPELLSKWVGESERAIREIFRKARTAAPAIIYFDELDSIAPIRGAWEGGTRVYENMVNQLLVELDGLEELKNVVCIASTNRADLVDPALLRPGRFDYIILVPPPDKDARRKILEIYTVKRGMPLDNDVDLDELAAKTEGYSGADLENLCREAGMFAIREQGQNVEKVSRRHFEQALKKIRASITPEMVNRYRELHERLMGRRAELKLTYMA, via the coding sequence ATGAGTGTTGAGCTTGAGCTGAGAGTCGCAGAAATAGATAAGCGTAGTGCAGGCAGGGGCATAGTGAGAATTGACGCTGACTCCATGAAAAAGTTGCGTATTTCATCTGGCGACATAGTGGAAATCCGTAACAGAAAGGTGACGGGAGCTATAGCCATGTATGGCCCCCCAGAGGATAGAGGGGCGGGCATAATAAGGATGGACGGGCTTGTGAGGCAAAATGCTGGGGTAAGCATAGGCGAGTTCGTGAAAGTCAAAAAGGCAGACGTTAAACCCGCGGTTAAAGTGGCTTTAGCTCCAATAGAGGGAGGAGGAAGACTCCGGATACGCGGGGACGCACTAAGAGGGATTCTTCTTAATAGGCCTGTGACGAAAGGAGATATTATTAGTATTATAGGAAGTCTTTCTCCGACACCTTTTGAAGACGTTTTTCCCTTCTTCTCGCGAACGCCATTCTCGTTGGGGGAAATGAGACTTTCGGTAGTACAAACGACTCCAGCGGGTATTGTACAAATAAAGGAAACAACGCAAATTGAGGTCTTACCAGAGGCGCGGCCAGCCAGAGGAGTTCCACTGGTCACGTATGATGACATAGGAGGACTATCTGACGCCATAATGAGGATCAGAGAAATGGTTGAACTCCCATTAAAACACCCCGAGCTCTTCCAGAGATTGGGTATTGATCCGCCGAAAGGCGTACTCCTATATGGGCCACCGGGGACTGGAAAAACGCTTCTTGCCAAAGCTGTTGCAAATGAAAGCGATGCGTACTTCATATCCGTCAATGGACCAGAAATTATGAGTAAATTCTACGGTGAATCAGAAGCTAGATTGAGGGAAATATTTGAGGAAGCTGAGAAAAATGCTCCGAGCATTATTTTCATAGACGAGCTAGATAGCATAGCTCCTAAGAGAGAAGAGGTCACAGGGGAAGTTGAGAGGCGAGTTGTGGCACAACTGTTAGCTTTAATGGACGGACTGAAGGAAAGGGGGAGAGTAATAGTAATAGGCGCAACTAATAGACCAAACTCGCTTGACCCCGCTCTTAGACGGCCAGGACGGTTTGATAGAGAAATAGAGATAGGAGTCCCCGACAAGAATGGGCGAAAAGAAATATTAATGATTCACACGAGAGGAATGCCGCTCAGTGACGATGTGAACTTGGATGAGATAGCTGAAAGAACGCATGGATACGTGGGAGCAGACTTAGCTGCCTTGTGCCGTGAAGCGGCTATGAGTAGGCTCAGGAAGGTTCTTCCGGAGATTAACTTAGATGCAGAGACTATACCGGAAGAAGTGTTAGCCAAACTTGTTGTTACAAAAGAAGATTTCGAAGAAGCACTGAAAATCGTTCACCCCTCAGTTATGAGAGAGGTGTTAATGGAAATACCTAACGTTACATGGGATGACATAGGAGGACTTGAAAGTGTCAAAGAAGAGCTACGTGAGGTAGTGGAGTGGCCTCTGAAATACCCAGAAACGTTCAAGAAGCTGGGTATTAGGCCTCCAAAGGGCGTCCTACTCCACGGGCCACCGGGATGCGGGAAAACAATGCTTGCCAAAGCTGTGGCAACAATGTCTGAAGCTAACTTCATAAGCGTCAAGGGACCTGAACTGCTGAGTAAGTGGGTTGGAGAAAGTGAGAGGGCAATAAGAGAGATTTTCAGAAAGGCAAGAACAGCCGCACCAGCAATAATATACTTCGACGAACTGGACTCCATAGCTCCGATTAGAGGCGCATGGGAAGGAGGGACAAGAGTTTACGAAAACATGGTTAACCAGCTTTTGGTCGAACTTGATGGCTTAGAAGAATTGAAGAACGTGGTGTGCATTGCGTCCACGAACAGGGCGGATTTAGTTGATCCAGCATTGCTAAGACCTGGACGCTTCGACTACATAATACTGGTTCCACCGCCAGACAAGGATGCACGGAGAAAAATCCTCGAGATATACACTGTAAAGAGAGGGATGCCGCTTGACAACGACGTAGACTTAGATGAATTGGCAGCTAAAACCGAGGGTTACTCTGGAGCCGACCTAGAAAACCTTTGCCGCGAAGCAGGCATGTTCGCAATCAGAGAGCAAGGGCAAAACGTTGAGAAAGTTTCTAGGAGGCACTTTGAGCAAGCACTAAAGAAGATAAGGGCAAGCATTACGCCGGAAATGGTTAATAGATATCGAGAACTGCATGAAAGACTTATGGGAAGGAGAGCGGAGCTTAAGCTGACGTACATGGCCTAA
- the argH gene encoding argininosuccinate lyase: MSDKLWGGIYREKSLKDVEHYTSHENILLDERLVEYDILGTIAHDYMLWKIGALSEKALKKIISALLRIREEFRKGLFRLKMEYEDVHMNIEKRVAELAGEDVGGMMHLARSRNDQVLVDIRMYLRDEINELTGLTLNLVKAFLLLAKKHVKTVMPAFTHTRPAQPTSFAHWCLAVSDSLLRCVNRLSEHYRRVNTCPLGAGAVSGVGWPVDRNLTASLLGFDEVHENTFDAISSRGEIEAETIFILTLLMMTLSRVSEDLIWWSTTEFSMIEIDERYTTGSSIMPQKKNPDVLELVRGRSSRVLGNLVGLLSLLKALPSGYNRDQQETKFLLFNSIDIVKETLAIMAQVIETLKVNEERMAEIAKRGMVTATDLVDLLVRKGLSFRVAHRVVGEYIKFASRVGHDPVLLSKIASETSGLHVQVSEEDILRALDPVAALERRCHLGSPAPSEILRMLNEREKIVEIEEESLSRRKERVKQAISRLEEIALSLAS, encoded by the coding sequence ATGAGCGACAAGCTGTGGGGTGGAATATATAGGGAGAAATCTCTGAAAGATGTCGAGCATTACACTTCCCATGAAAACATACTGCTAGATGAGCGTCTCGTTGAATACGATATTCTGGGCACGATAGCGCACGACTACATGCTGTGGAAAATAGGTGCTTTGAGCGAAAAGGCTCTCAAAAAAATTATCTCAGCCCTCCTCAGGATTAGAGAAGAGTTTAGGAAGGGTCTCTTCCGCCTTAAGATGGAGTATGAAGACGTACACATGAACATTGAAAAGCGGGTTGCAGAGCTAGCTGGAGAAGACGTTGGAGGAATGATGCACCTTGCTAGGTCTAGAAATGACCAAGTGTTGGTCGACATACGAATGTATCTTCGCGATGAAATAAACGAGCTAACTGGTCTAACTCTCAACTTAGTAAAAGCCTTTCTATTGTTAGCAAAAAAACATGTCAAAACAGTTATGCCTGCATTCACGCACACTCGTCCTGCCCAACCCACATCTTTCGCTCATTGGTGTCTTGCAGTTTCAGACTCTCTTTTGAGGTGTGTTAATCGCCTTAGCGAACACTATAGGCGCGTGAACACTTGTCCGTTAGGGGCAGGAGCCGTTAGTGGTGTCGGGTGGCCCGTTGACAGGAATCTAACCGCATCGCTCTTAGGCTTCGATGAGGTACATGAAAATACATTTGATGCTATTTCTTCGCGCGGTGAAATAGAGGCCGAAACCATCTTTATACTAACGCTACTCATGATGACCCTAAGTAGGGTTAGCGAAGACCTAATCTGGTGGTCGACGACAGAGTTTTCCATGATAGAAATAGATGAACGGTATACCACGGGAAGCAGCATAATGCCACAAAAGAAAAATCCCGATGTCCTGGAACTTGTAAGAGGGAGAAGCAGCCGTGTTCTAGGCAACCTTGTAGGTTTACTTTCCCTCTTAAAGGCGCTTCCATCGGGTTATAACAGGGATCAACAGGAGACGAAGTTCCTCCTCTTTAACTCAATAGACATAGTTAAAGAGACACTAGCTATAATGGCTCAAGTTATTGAGACGTTAAAAGTCAACGAAGAAAGAATGGCTGAAATAGCTAAGCGGGGCATGGTTACTGCAACCGATCTCGTAGATCTTCTGGTTAGAAAAGGACTATCCTTCCGTGTTGCACACAGAGTGGTCGGTGAGTACATTAAATTCGCCTCGCGCGTCGGCCACGACCCCGTGTTGCTCTCTAAGATAGCCTCAGAAACATCGGGATTACACGTCCAAGTATCCGAAGAAGACATACTCCGCGCCTTAGACCCGGTTGCAGCGCTAGAACGTCGCTGCCACTTAGGATCCCCTGCTCCAAGCGAGATACTAAGAATGTTGAACGAAAGAGAAAAAATCGTAGAAATTGAGGAAGAGTCACTAAGCCGTAGAAAAGAAAGGGTGAAACAAGCAATTAGCAGATTAGAAGAAATTGCCTTATCGCTTGCTTCCTAA